The following coding sequences lie in one Klebsiella huaxiensis genomic window:
- the ilvD gene encoding dihydroxy-acid dehydratase produces MYRSNFKPGSTRWAVRRAQWRSMGIREEDMHKPKIAIINTSNKLSCCYVHLDELCRIVEQAIRDAGGLPFEVRTVAPSDFVTSAGKKARYLMPTRDLMVNEVECMMEGAVLDGMICLSSCDKTTPAHLMSAARLNVPSLLLTCGYQVGGKCSNEKFDDQFFDIDDVYEQVGALATGAISEKDLTDMTDVAIQSPGVCAGLGTANSMHIVAEALGMTLPGNSPIWANGRKVKEYAQAAGKRIVELTQQQVLPRDILTEKAIQNAVMTVLAVGGSVNTVRHLSAIATEAELPIDVVSLYEKYGKNIKLLTSVRPNGPFRTEDLEAAGGTTAVMNQLRDFLNLDALTVTQKTVGENIKDAVVKNHEVIRTLDNPVSQRPGVAILRGNLAPDGAIVKLSAVPGELEQFTGPANIYEGEDEAIEALSEGKIQKGDVIVLRNMGPAGGPGTVFACSFVAALNGAGIAAHVAVITDGELSGLNRGIIVGQLMPEAAAGGPLAVIEQGETVHINFVDLSINMDVPQEVIDARLAQWQPKPLPLGGGSGTYLSQYAQLVQPIAQGAVLGKRRIHAKNID; encoded by the coding sequence ATGTACAGAAGCAATTTCAAGCCGGGATCCACCCGCTGGGCAGTACGTCGTGCACAATGGCGCAGTATGGGGATCCGCGAAGAAGACATGCATAAACCGAAGATCGCGATCATCAACACCTCTAACAAGCTCTCCTGCTGCTATGTCCATCTGGATGAACTGTGCCGGATCGTCGAGCAGGCGATCCGCGACGCGGGTGGTCTGCCGTTTGAAGTACGCACCGTCGCCCCCAGCGACTTCGTCACCAGCGCCGGGAAAAAAGCACGTTATCTGATGCCGACTCGTGACCTGATGGTCAATGAAGTGGAATGCATGATGGAAGGCGCGGTGCTGGACGGCATGATCTGCCTCTCTTCTTGCGATAAAACTACGCCAGCGCACCTGATGTCAGCAGCTCGGCTGAATGTCCCTTCCCTGCTGCTGACCTGCGGTTACCAGGTGGGCGGCAAGTGCTCAAACGAAAAATTCGACGATCAGTTCTTCGATATTGATGATGTTTACGAACAGGTTGGCGCACTGGCAACCGGCGCAATCAGTGAAAAAGACCTGACGGACATGACCGATGTCGCAATCCAGTCGCCTGGCGTCTGCGCCGGTTTGGGCACCGCTAATTCCATGCATATCGTCGCCGAAGCATTAGGTATGACGCTGCCGGGCAACTCACCCATCTGGGCCAACGGCCGTAAGGTAAAAGAATACGCTCAGGCCGCCGGGAAGCGGATCGTCGAGCTTACCCAGCAACAGGTTTTGCCGCGGGACATCCTTACCGAAAAAGCGATTCAGAACGCGGTGATGACCGTGCTGGCCGTCGGCGGTTCGGTCAATACCGTTCGCCACCTTTCAGCGATTGCCACCGAGGCCGAGCTCCCCATCGATGTGGTCAGCTTGTATGAAAAATACGGTAAAAACATCAAGTTACTGACCTCTGTTCGCCCTAACGGCCCGTTCCGCACTGAAGATCTGGAAGCGGCGGGCGGCACCACGGCGGTGATGAATCAGCTGCGCGATTTCCTTAACCTGGATGCGCTAACGGTTACGCAAAAAACCGTCGGCGAGAACATCAAAGATGCGGTAGTAAAAAACCACGAGGTGATCCGCACGCTGGATAATCCCGTCAGCCAGCGCCCTGGCGTCGCTATCCTGCGCGGCAACCTCGCTCCGGACGGCGCGATCGTCAAGCTCTCCGCCGTACCGGGAGAGCTGGAACAATTTACCGGTCCAGCCAATATCTACGAAGGTGAAGACGAAGCCATTGAAGCGTTGAGCGAAGGGAAAATACAGAAAGGCGACGTGATTGTTCTGCGCAATATGGGCCCGGCTGGCGGCCCCGGAACGGTGTTTGCTTGTAGCTTTGTCGCGGCTCTCAACGGCGCGGGGATCGCGGCGCACGTTGCGGTGATCACCGATGGTGAACTCTCGGGCCTGAATCGCGGCATTATCGTCGGCCAACTGATGCCGGAAGCCGCCGCTGGCGGGCCGCTGGCGGTTATTGAGCAAGGTGAAACTGTACATATCAACTTTGTCGATCTCAGCATCAATATGGATGTTCCGCAGGAAGTGATTGATGCCCGTCTGGCCCAGTGGCAACCCAAACCTCTGCCGCTGGGCGGTGGGAGCGGAACCTATCTGTCGCAATATGCCCAACTGGTACAGCCGATTGCCCAGGGCGCGGTGCTGGGGAAACGACGCATCCACGCGAAAAACATCGATTAA
- a CDS encoding FadR/GntR family transcriptional regulator gives MPDKNKFTMIPIKRTDVFQTIIQHITNLLDSKQIKPGERLPSERELAEMLNVSRTSVRQALKVLESSGRIETRVGSGTFLTEPPAVSLSDTHSLSKLIEGGVTKEFLRNLIVARTSIERAIFEDYAWRANKSGINQLRELIEFNREKFSRQDCDDDDSALDLSFEKKVAQLGGNPILINMQEQLHHLWVLAWKQYGFTPEQTQVLHEEHLGILDALAAKNSQRVADLIVQHVDKEID, from the coding sequence ATGCCGGACAAGAATAAATTTACGATGATCCCTATTAAGCGCACGGACGTTTTTCAGACCATCATTCAACACATTACTAATCTGCTCGATAGCAAGCAGATCAAACCCGGCGAGCGGCTGCCTTCCGAGCGCGAGCTTGCCGAAATGCTCAACGTCAGCCGCACGTCAGTGCGCCAGGCGCTGAAGGTGCTTGAATCTTCCGGGCGTATTGAGACTCGCGTTGGCAGCGGAACTTTTTTGACCGAGCCGCCGGCGGTGTCGCTTAGCGACACGCATAGCCTGTCAAAGCTGATTGAAGGCGGGGTAACGAAAGAGTTTTTGCGCAATCTGATTGTGGCGCGGACCTCGATTGAACGCGCCATCTTTGAAGACTACGCATGGCGGGCCAACAAATCGGGGATTAATCAACTGCGAGAACTTATCGAGTTTAACCGGGAAAAATTTTCACGTCAGGATTGCGATGACGATGATAGCGCGCTGGATCTGAGCTTCGAGAAAAAAGTGGCGCAGCTCGGTGGCAACCCCATTCTGATTAACATGCAGGAACAGCTCCACCATCTTTGGGTACTGGCCTGGAAACAGTATGGTTTTACTCCCGAACAGACTCAGGTGCTGCATGAAGAGCACTTAGGTATTCTGGATGCGCTGGCGGCGAAAAACTCGCAGCGGGTGGCGGACCTGATTGTGCAGCATGTAGATAAAGAGATTGACTAA
- a CDS encoding serine aminopeptidase domain-containing protein, whose protein sequence is MDIVISDCLLAKTPVLWFRPATGAASNRPLIVLFHRFMASRELDANLGYMLAQAGYSVVCPQAAMHSARDDATLRAASFWPILQHTLETFPALLAACQQEKLGDISRLGVMGTSMGGFAVLGAMAQYPAIQAGAAYMASGYFADAISKIHPPTTNTLAACLRGIAPYDIAGKESTLAQRPLFVWHGQQDTIVDIKYAERLSESIGSGNLTCLIDPLSGHKITQQSVEAGIDFFLRALPV, encoded by the coding sequence ATGGACATCGTTATTTCAGATTGCCTGCTGGCGAAAACGCCCGTGCTTTGGTTCCGGCCAGCTACTGGCGCAGCCAGTAACAGGCCGCTTATCGTTTTATTTCATCGCTTTATGGCATCCAGAGAGCTGGATGCCAATTTGGGATATATGCTGGCGCAGGCCGGCTACAGCGTGGTGTGCCCACAGGCGGCGATGCATAGCGCCAGGGACGATGCGACGCTACGCGCCGCCTCTTTCTGGCCAATTTTACAGCATACGCTGGAGACATTTCCCGCTTTGCTGGCCGCCTGCCAGCAGGAAAAGCTGGGTGATATTTCACGACTGGGCGTGATGGGCACTTCAATGGGCGGCTTCGCTGTACTGGGGGCGATGGCGCAGTATCCGGCAATTCAGGCCGGGGCCGCCTATATGGCAAGCGGCTATTTTGCCGATGCAATAAGCAAAATCCATCCTCCAACGACCAATACGCTTGCAGCCTGCCTGCGCGGGATCGCGCCTTACGACATTGCCGGAAAAGAATCGACGCTAGCGCAGCGTCCGCTGTTTGTCTGGCACGGCCAGCAGGATACCATTGTTGATATCAAGTATGCTGAGCGCCTCAGCGAAAGCATCGGCAGCGGCAATCTCACCTGCCTTATCGATCCGCTGTCGGGGCATAAAATCACCCAGCAATCGGTGGAAGCGGGCATCGATTTTTTCCTTCGAGCTTTGCCGGTTTAA
- a CDS encoding mandelate racemase/muconate lactonizing enzyme family protein, whose product MRITNIESFLVRLPYTPALTRTTDKEGRFNAARALHPTLDALLVKVETDTGLTGWGEAFGHACNPASMALLSGLLAPFFTGEECNDPAALMQRAHYAFHSYGRGGVMMYALSALDIALWDLRAKAENLPLWRLLGGTRAQVELYPSLSSFDGDVAKLMACINPLINKGYRHIKLHERDPLAIAEVARALPDNVTLMVDTNCAWDVPQAEQILPQLQAAGVAFVEEPTFPPENLSQLRYLRQTTGARIAAGENFNNSEEFALSMALDAVDVLQPSVAKIGGISAVLEIIKHAREHENVSLLPHCFYYGPGLLTSAHLLSVMPESVPLEVPWLTFEQTLHPFMRFQPVMDLPHAPGLGFNPDFDVLERHLIARG is encoded by the coding sequence ATGCGTATTACGAACATAGAAAGCTTTCTGGTCCGTTTGCCTTATACGCCCGCACTGACGCGCACCACCGACAAAGAGGGGCGCTTTAACGCCGCGCGGGCGCTGCACCCTACGCTGGATGCGCTGTTAGTGAAAGTCGAAACCGACACAGGCCTGACGGGCTGGGGAGAAGCGTTTGGCCACGCCTGTAACCCGGCCAGCATGGCATTGCTCAGCGGCCTGCTAGCCCCCTTCTTTACGGGTGAGGAATGCAATGACCCGGCGGCGTTAATGCAAAGAGCGCATTACGCCTTTCACAGCTACGGTCGCGGCGGGGTAATGATGTATGCGCTATCCGCGCTGGACATCGCTTTGTGGGATCTGCGCGCTAAAGCAGAAAATCTACCGCTGTGGCGATTGCTCGGCGGTACCCGCGCGCAGGTGGAATTGTATCCCAGCCTGTCCAGCTTCGATGGTGATGTCGCTAAATTAATGGCTTGCATTAACCCATTAATTAACAAGGGCTATCGACATATAAAACTGCACGAACGGGATCCCCTGGCGATTGCGGAAGTCGCCAGGGCGCTACCGGATAATGTCACTCTGATGGTTGATACCAACTGCGCATGGGATGTCCCACAGGCGGAGCAGATCCTGCCACAGCTGCAGGCAGCTGGCGTCGCGTTTGTGGAGGAGCCCACCTTCCCACCGGAAAATTTAAGCCAGCTCCGCTATCTGCGCCAGACGACGGGCGCACGCATTGCCGCGGGCGAAAACTTCAATAATAGCGAGGAGTTCGCGCTCAGTATGGCCTTAGACGCGGTGGATGTATTGCAGCCGAGCGTAGCCAAAATCGGCGGTATCTCCGCCGTACTGGAGATTATCAAACACGCGCGCGAGCATGAAAACGTCAGCCTGCTGCCGCACTGTTTTTACTACGGCCCAGGCCTGCTCACCAGCGCTCACCTCCTCAGCGTGATGCCAGAATCGGTTCCGCTGGAAGTACCGTGGCTGACGTTCGAACAGACGCTGCATCCGTTTATGCGCTTCCAGCCGGTGATGGATCTACCGCACGCGCCGGGTCTCGGTTTCAATCCGGATTTCGATGTGCTGGAACGCCATTTGATTGCCAGGGGATAA
- a CDS encoding D-hexose-6-phosphate mutarotase codes for MSLIKQLFSLPVLETLSPGITRRKMDELEVLVIQTPFCKAVIALQGAHLLTWKPSRQTTPVLWLSDCTPFKTGVPIRGGVPVCWPWFTDLGGEPFHGFARILPWRLTALENSKTSLAMTLTLNDTPQTRQLWDHAFQLEMTLTFTAEVCELLLTAHGSFSATAALHSYLSTPDIRATLIHGVGTQGYDTVVGESVQNLPSPLSLYGEFGAIFPQAEKQTELVTPARILTLTHVNNSNVVVWNPWQQRAEQISDIPDDGWQNFVCLETAAIDRLLVSTPQHPASMGVQFALSHH; via the coding sequence ATGAGCCTGATTAAGCAACTGTTTTCCCTGCCGGTACTGGAGACATTAAGCCCCGGTATTACCCGGCGAAAAATGGATGAACTGGAGGTTCTGGTCATTCAGACGCCCTTCTGCAAGGCCGTTATTGCGCTTCAGGGTGCGCATTTACTGACCTGGAAACCCTCCAGGCAGACAACCCCTGTACTGTGGTTGAGTGACTGCACGCCGTTTAAAACCGGCGTACCCATTCGCGGCGGCGTGCCGGTCTGCTGGCCGTGGTTTACCGATCTCGGCGGCGAACCATTTCACGGTTTTGCCCGCATTTTACCGTGGCGGCTGACGGCGCTTGAGAATAGCAAAACGTCGCTCGCGATGACGTTGACGCTCAATGACACCCCGCAAACGCGGCAGCTGTGGGATCACGCTTTTCAACTGGAAATGACGCTGACATTCACTGCCGAGGTTTGCGAGTTACTGCTCACCGCCCACGGTAGCTTCAGCGCCACCGCGGCTCTACACAGCTACCTCTCAACGCCGGATATTCGAGCGACGCTGATTCACGGCGTAGGTACGCAAGGCTACGACACGGTCGTCGGGGAATCCGTGCAGAACTTGCCGTCTCCCCTTTCGCTCTACGGGGAATTTGGCGCGATCTTCCCTCAGGCAGAAAAACAAACGGAGCTTGTCACGCCCGCCAGAATCCTGACGCTGACCCACGTAAATAACAGCAACGTGGTGGTATGGAATCCCTGGCAGCAGCGAGCAGAGCAAATAAGCGACATACCGGACGATGGCTGGCAGAACTTTGTTTGTCTCGAAACGGCGGCTATCGACAGGCTCCTTGTCAGCACGCCTCAACATCCGGCGTCAATGGGCGTGCAGTTCGCGCTATCTCATCATTAA
- a CDS encoding mandelate racemase/muconate lactonizing enzyme family protein — MKIIDFESGLYRVPLTENWGSSNYAFSSLEFVVLWLKTDTGHTGTGWTFSTGNGGSAFKNLIDHYLAAKVMGEDPLNVERLWSRMWLESHDIGSAGVTTHAIAAVDIALWDLIGQQLNQPLYRLLGGYRESLSGYGSGVNLHLSIDALLAQMEGFLSVGYRTVKMKIGSEDVEDDLMRLLAVRKFVGPSINIAVDANKKWSSGDAARRMAVLKNAGVYWLEEPLLSDDINGHRLLRQKCPVPIAVGESLYTKYQFAHWIGQEACDYIQPDIYRVGGITEFVKIAKLAESHNIPVIPHFGMELIAHLGCGLPNIQLFEGLKGASLSEMGIITSPCPVINGAIRPGEKPGHGIKFDGPALARYAVNDMQLRQQNITTRTDV; from the coding sequence ATGAAAATTATCGATTTTGAATCCGGGCTGTACCGCGTGCCGCTTACCGAGAACTGGGGGTCGTCGAACTACGCGTTCTCCAGCCTGGAATTTGTCGTGCTGTGGCTAAAAACCGATACCGGGCATACCGGTACCGGCTGGACGTTCAGCACGGGCAACGGCGGCAGCGCGTTTAAGAACCTGATTGACCATTATCTTGCCGCCAAAGTGATGGGCGAAGATCCGCTGAACGTCGAGCGGCTGTGGAGCCGCATGTGGCTGGAGAGCCACGATATCGGCTCGGCGGGCGTCACGACACACGCAATCGCTGCAGTCGATATCGCGCTATGGGATCTGATTGGTCAGCAGCTCAATCAGCCGTTGTATCGTCTGCTTGGCGGCTATCGGGAGTCGCTCTCCGGTTACGGCAGCGGCGTCAACCTGCATCTTTCCATCGATGCCCTGCTCGCACAGATGGAGGGTTTTTTAAGCGTGGGCTACCGCACGGTCAAAATGAAAATCGGCAGTGAAGACGTGGAAGACGATCTAATGCGTCTGCTGGCGGTACGTAAATTTGTGGGGCCGTCGATCAACATCGCCGTGGATGCCAACAAGAAGTGGTCTTCTGGCGATGCTGCGCGCCGTATGGCGGTACTCAAAAACGCCGGAGTGTACTGGCTGGAAGAGCCGCTGCTTAGCGACGATATCAACGGCCACCGTTTGCTGCGTCAGAAATGTCCGGTCCCCATTGCCGTGGGAGAAAGCCTGTACACCAAATACCAGTTCGCCCACTGGATCGGACAAGAGGCCTGCGACTACATCCAACCGGATATTTACCGCGTGGGCGGAATTACCGAATTTGTGAAGATCGCAAAATTAGCTGAAAGCCACAATATTCCCGTGATCCCGCATTTTGGCATGGAGCTGATCGCGCATCTGGGCTGCGGTTTGCCCAATATCCAGCTGTTTGAGGGGCTAAAAGGCGCGAGCCTGAGCGAAATGGGCATTATCACGAGTCCTTGCCCGGTGATAAACGGCGCCATTCGCCCGGGTGAAAAACCAGGACACGGCATCAAGTTCGACGGCCCGGCGCTGGCGCGCTATGCCGTAAACGATATGCAGCTTCGGCAGCAAAATATTACGACTCGCACGGATGTCTGA
- a CDS encoding MFS transporter, with the protein MNTQFRRVILVMLTLAMVINYLDRSALAYAMPFITQDFHLTPEEKGIIFGSFSIGYALFNFIGGVLADKFGPKRVFSWSMSVWSIICGLTAGCFNFWTMFIARAFFGAGEGPISTTANKVVNNWFPLNERARAVGINQAGGPLGGAISGPVVGFLCLTFNWRISFIIIAFIGITWAIIWALIATDKPRDNKRVSAAEAQLIEGEEEEVAPQTAPGAPAPSMWSAILQPSILATALSLFCFNYVLFFFMNWFPTFLVDTTGISLKDMSLVGVLPWVAGTLGYVSGGFIIDFIYRKTGKQLFSRKVVLVTCFGICSICVGLISQTQTAMGAVTLMTIAFGFMQIAAPAYWTLIQDAAPKEYVGSAGGLMHGLANISGIVAPTVTGFIVGSGSYSAAFILAGCLGVLGATVVALFVKKAAQRDGHNALA; encoded by the coding sequence ATGAATACGCAATTCCGTCGTGTCATTTTAGTTATGCTGACGCTGGCGATGGTTATTAACTACCTCGACCGTTCCGCGCTGGCCTACGCAATGCCCTTTATTACCCAGGATTTTCATCTAACGCCTGAGGAAAAAGGCATTATTTTTGGTAGTTTCTCAATCGGCTATGCGTTATTTAATTTTATCGGCGGCGTGCTGGCCGATAAATTTGGCCCCAAACGCGTCTTTAGCTGGTCGATGTCCGTCTGGTCGATTATCTGCGGCCTGACCGCAGGCTGCTTTAACTTCTGGACCATGTTCATTGCCCGCGCCTTTTTCGGTGCCGGGGAAGGCCCCATCTCCACCACGGCCAATAAAGTGGTTAATAACTGGTTTCCGCTTAATGAGCGCGCCCGCGCGGTAGGCATTAACCAGGCCGGAGGCCCGCTGGGCGGAGCAATTTCCGGCCCGGTAGTGGGCTTTCTGTGCCTGACGTTTAACTGGCGGATCTCATTTATCATTATCGCGTTTATTGGGATTACCTGGGCCATCATCTGGGCGCTCATCGCGACTGATAAGCCACGTGATAACAAACGCGTTTCTGCGGCGGAAGCGCAGCTTATTGAAGGCGAAGAAGAGGAAGTCGCTCCACAGACCGCACCGGGAGCGCCTGCTCCCTCCATGTGGAGCGCGATCCTCCAGCCCTCGATTTTGGCTACCGCCCTGTCGCTATTTTGCTTCAACTATGTGCTGTTTTTCTTTATGAACTGGTTCCCGACCTTTCTCGTTGATACGACCGGGATCAGCCTGAAGGACATGAGCCTGGTCGGCGTGCTGCCCTGGGTTGCCGGAACGCTCGGCTACGTATCCGGCGGTTTCATTATCGACTTTATCTACCGTAAAACCGGCAAGCAGCTTTTCTCTCGTAAAGTAGTGCTGGTGACCTGCTTCGGCATCTGTTCCATCTGCGTGGGGCTGATCAGCCAGACGCAGACCGCCATGGGTGCCGTCACATTAATGACTATCGCCTTCGGCTTTATGCAAATCGCCGCCCCGGCCTACTGGACGCTGATTCAGGACGCTGCGCCGAAAGAGTACGTCGGCAGCGCTGGCGGGCTGATGCACGGTCTGGCGAATATCTCCGGCATTGTTGCGCCAACCGTCACCGGCTTTATCGTTGGCTCCGGCTCCTATTCCGCCGCCTTTATTCTTGCGGGCTGCCTCGGGGTACTCGGTGCAACCGTGGTTGCGTTGTTCGTCAAAAAAGCCGCACAGCGCGACGGGCACAATGCCCTGGCCTGA
- a CDS encoding SDR family oxidoreductase, with product MEHKNTILIAGGQAEPKLLSTLENQYLQQGWEVYFSQQTEYAKINQAIDTLIVGERKLNAFIYISPPPLRGSMLDDDDNIIAATMNDDLERGLWWVQSACKKMVQQGVQGRVVTLAHIAALVPTEHYSYGAASQLALMNTCRSGIQELVHYGIKINTLFRGFSEEDPQQKAFVELLRQLHKDDGIPLLEYTDAAEIAKTCALLTDPHIHSFNGAMLTLDGGFYVTRKIRYLDPVRE from the coding sequence ATGGAACACAAAAATACGATTCTGATTGCCGGCGGCCAGGCCGAACCCAAACTACTGTCCACGCTGGAAAATCAGTATTTACAGCAGGGCTGGGAAGTTTATTTTAGCCAGCAAACCGAATATGCAAAAATAAATCAGGCTATCGACACCCTTATTGTTGGCGAGCGAAAGCTAAACGCTTTTATTTATATTTCACCGCCGCCGCTTCGTGGCTCAATGCTGGACGACGATGATAATATTATTGCGGCCACGATGAATGACGATCTGGAGCGCGGACTATGGTGGGTACAAAGCGCCTGTAAAAAAATGGTACAACAGGGGGTTCAGGGACGCGTCGTTACGCTAGCGCACATCGCCGCACTGGTGCCGACAGAGCATTACTCTTATGGTGCCGCCAGCCAGTTGGCGCTGATGAATACCTGCCGTTCCGGCATTCAGGAACTGGTGCATTATGGCATAAAAATCAACACCCTATTTCGCGGTTTCAGCGAAGAGGATCCGCAGCAAAAAGCGTTCGTAGAGCTGTTAAGACAGTTGCATAAAGATGATGGTATTCCGCTGTTGGAATATACCGATGCAGCAGAGATCGCCAAAACCTGTGCTCTATTAACCGATCCGCATATTCACAGTTTTAATGGTGCGATGTTAACGCTTGACGGCGGTTTTTATGTTACCCGAAAAATACGTTATCTGGATCCTGTCAGGGAGTGA
- a CDS encoding SDR family NAD(P)-dependent oxidoreductase, which yields MSLHNQVALVTGAGNMKGIGKGIACALAEAGADIVINYVVNPEEAEQVAGIIRGLGRRALLVQADISHPEQVRQMFNDIDTHFGRLDILVNNAGVCVWEPFLEISKPAFDHAVNINIKGTYDCARHAARMMVKKGIHGRIINVASGHARRPMALMGVYAATKAAIDQMSQSMAFELARYGITVNQLWPGFVDTNINDPKPELATDEGRKKLLATIPVGQPATIEELGAAAVYLAGDKGAVITGDFIKIDGGQHIRCI from the coding sequence GTGAGTCTACATAACCAGGTCGCACTGGTGACGGGTGCGGGAAACATGAAAGGGATCGGCAAAGGCATTGCCTGCGCGCTTGCTGAAGCAGGCGCGGATATCGTCATCAATTACGTTGTCAACCCGGAGGAAGCAGAACAGGTTGCTGGTATTATCCGCGGACTCGGAAGGCGCGCCCTGCTGGTCCAGGCCGATATCTCCCATCCTGAACAAGTTCGCCAGATGTTTAATGATATAGATACCCACTTTGGACGCCTCGATATTCTGGTTAACAACGCCGGCGTATGCGTCTGGGAACCCTTCCTCGAAATCAGTAAACCGGCCTTTGACCATGCGGTGAACATCAATATAAAAGGAACCTACGACTGCGCTCGCCACGCCGCCCGCATGATGGTGAAAAAAGGGATCCATGGACGCATCATCAACGTTGCCTCAGGTCACGCGCGCCGCCCAATGGCGCTGATGGGGGTCTACGCCGCCACCAAAGCCGCTATCGATCAGATGAGCCAGTCGATGGCCTTCGAACTCGCACGCTACGGCATTACCGTAAACCAGCTTTGGCCGGGGTTTGTCGATACCAATATCAACGATCCTAAACCCGAACTGGCTACGGATGAGGGGCGGAAGAAGCTGCTGGCGACCATTCCTGTTGGTCAGCCGGCAACCATTGAAGAGCTTGGCGCTGCTGCCGTGTATTTAGCCGGGGACAAAGGCGCAGTTATTACCGGTGACTTCATTAAAATTGATGGCGGCCAGCATATCCGCTGTATTTAA
- a CDS encoding GntR family transcriptional regulator: MNPPVNKMNQAYEAIESMIIFQDLAPGSMVSEAQLMELTGFGRSPVREALQRLANDRLVEIYPYKGVFIPTISVEVQLKVLELRRCVGEFAVRLATRRGTHQQKKEMLLLAESFEAISDISHMRQFGALLKQTYALIGLAAENEYLQPCLSPLQGLSSRFWFAQLSASNQQELVKASQLNATMLRNICHGDEELAASASKNVNDYFTEFTYKSLSR, translated from the coding sequence ATGAATCCACCCGTCAATAAAATGAATCAGGCTTATGAAGCCATTGAAAGCATGATTATTTTTCAGGATCTTGCGCCGGGTTCGATGGTGTCTGAAGCACAGCTCATGGAGCTGACCGGCTTTGGCCGTAGTCCGGTAAGGGAAGCGTTACAACGTCTGGCTAATGACAGACTTGTGGAGATCTACCCCTATAAGGGCGTGTTTATTCCGACGATCTCCGTTGAGGTACAGCTCAAGGTTCTGGAGCTACGCCGCTGTGTAGGCGAGTTCGCTGTGCGTCTTGCGACCCGGCGCGGCACGCACCAGCAGAAGAAAGAGATGCTGCTGCTGGCGGAATCTTTTGAAGCGATTAGCGATATTTCGCATATGCGTCAGTTTGGCGCGCTATTAAAGCAAACCTATGCCCTGATTGGTCTTGCGGCAGAAAATGAATATTTACAGCCATGTCTTTCACCGTTACAGGGCCTTTCCAGCCGTTTTTGGTTTGCGCAGCTTAGCGCCAGTAACCAGCAGGAGCTGGTAAAAGCCTCACAGCTAAATGCCACCATGCTGCGTAATATCTGTCATGGCGACGAAGAGCTGGCGGCTAGCGCGTCGAAAAACGTCAACGATTACTTCACTGAGTTTACCTATAAGTCTCTAAGCCGCTGA
- a CDS encoding very short patch repair endonuclease, whose protein sequence is MADVHDKATRSKNMRAIGTRDTAIEKRLAGLLAHSGFTFTVQDATLPGRPDFVMADYQCVIFTHGCFWHHHNCYLFKVPGTRTEFWLDKIAKNVARDCRDIGLLVEQGWRVLVVWECALRGRKKLSDEALGERLEEWICGGGDCAQIDTQGMGLLDVTSRPDKM, encoded by the coding sequence ATGGCCGACGTCCACGATAAAGCTACCCGCAGCAAAAATATGCGCGCGATCGGCACCCGCGATACGGCAATTGAAAAACGGCTGGCGGGGCTGCTGGCCCACTCTGGGTTTACCTTTACTGTACAGGACGCCACGCTGCCCGGACGCCCGGACTTTGTGATGGCGGACTATCAGTGCGTTATCTTTACCCACGGCTGTTTTTGGCATCATCATAATTGTTATCTGTTTAAAGTCCCCGGTACGAGAACTGAATTCTGGCTGGATAAGATAGCTAAAAACGTCGCGCGCGATTGCCGGGATATCGGGCTGCTGGTAGAGCAGGGATGGCGGGTGCTGGTTGTCTGGGAGTGTGCGCTGCGCGGGAGAAAGAAACTTAGCGATGAAGCGCTAGGTGAGCGCCTGGAAGAGTGGATCTGCGGCGGAGGGGACTGCGCGCAGATCGATACTCAGGGCATGGGTTTGCTGGACGTTACTTCTCGGCCTGACAAGATGTGA